CTGGCAAGCGGCAAGCGCTGTGGGATCGCGTGCAAGGGAAAGCCGGCGGCCCTGTCCCGAAGGGGCTTAAGACAGACAAGGCCGAATGGCTGAAGCCCGGTCTCGTCGGTCGTGTTAGGTTCCTAAAAGGCGAAGAAAAGCTTCGCCATGCGAAGCTGCTCGATTTCAGGGACAAACAGTAGGTCGTGGCACACTAACGGCTAGAGGTATCGATCGCCGTCGGCGCGATGTTCGAGGCAAAACCAATGCGAGGATTGCCTTGGTCGGGCAAATCCGAAAGGCGCTCGTTTGCCGCAGCCTGGGTTCTAGCAAACGTGGTTCTCTATACGATGGCGCTCACGCGGCACCGGTGTCATGCCTTCAGCAAGTCTGATTGGTTCGTCGCTCATCGATATGCCTGCGGGCTGTTGCACCTAGTTCGTCAAGCTTCTGCTGCAAATGACCGTTCAGCACCATCATCTCCTTTAGCGCTTTCATGACGTCGCCGTTGTGAAGGGCAACGAACTTGTCGGCCGCCGCCTGTAGTGCTGCCTCTTGCCGACTGTCGAGCCTGACAATGTGGTCCATTGCATGCCTCCTAGAGCAGAGATCCTTGCGCCGGCTGCTGCGGGAACTTGATCTGGGTCGCCGGCTTCTCGACGATGACCAGTGCGTCGTCTGGGGCGGTGCGCTGCAGCTTCTTCGCTTCCGACCACGGCGCGGTAAGCCAGGTCTCGATTTCTTCCTGCGTGGTCAGCATGACCGGCATCGCCTTCTCGTGGATCGGAGCGATGAGAGCGTTCGGCTGCGTTGTCATGAAACCATACAGCTCGAAATCACCGGGACCGTCCTTGACCTTGCGCATGCCTTGCCACCGTGTCCACAGGCCAGCAAAGAAGAACAGTGGCTTGTCTTCACCGCGGGCGAACCAGACATTGCGCTGAATGCCCGTTTCCGGATCCTTGTCGCCCGGTGTAGGGGAGGGCTCGGCGAAACTGGTGACGGGCACGACGCATCGATGCTCAACCCCGACATATTGCTGCCAGTGACCGTACTGCGGATTGCGGATGTTGGTGGTGCCGTAGTCAGCCTTTCCCTTCACACGCTCCGGCGGCGTCGGCAAGCCCCATAGGAGGTTGGCAAGCTCGCGCTGGCCATCCTGCGCGTTGCGCACCACAGGGCCGGGCTGGTTGGGGTAGACGTCGAGAGACGGCTGAAGGTTGCCGGCGATGTCGCGCAGCGTTCGCGTGAACTGGCGGATCGCCTCCTGGCTGGTGGTGACATTGTAGAGATTGCACATGTCGTTGCCCCTAGTATCGCAGGATCTCGGGGACGCTCAGCGGCCCGAGTTCCAGAATGCGCTGGTATTCACCGGTTCGGCGCCAGACGCCCATTGCCCTGCCGTTCTCGCGATCCTTGGCGGGATCGAACATGATGCCGCCGAAGCGGTCAAGGAACGCCTTGGCATCGGCCTGATTTGCGAAGCAGTGCAGCCGCCATTCTTCATATTTGCCATCCGGCCAGACCGCCTGCACGTGCCGAATCTGAGGCGCTGCGCCCATCTTTTCGCAGAACCTCGCGATCATAGTGAAGTTCCGCTCGGTGCAGATATCGTCCGGTAGCGCGACCTGGTGCGGCCATTGCCGATCGATGACCGTTGGGGACGGCTTGACGCGATTGCGCTTGACCAAGCCTAGACCAGTTCCAGCATCAGATAATTGCCAGGCTTTTCCAGCCAGCTGGCGCAGCATGCGTCGATGGCCGCCTTGTTGGCTTCCATCCAGACTGACGCGGCCTCGTCTTCTCCCTCGGTGATCTGCTCATCATCTGGGAAGCTTTGGATATCCCAGCCTTCAAGGGCGAACATGCCGTCCGCAGCGGCTTCGGCGCTGATACCTGCGCGCGCGAAAACCGCCTCTGCAGCGGCAATGCCTTGCGCGATCTCATCGGACGACGCGCCCTCTATGTTCAAGCGAAGCTGCATGACTGCCTCCTGTGGCTATCCTTCCCGTAGTGAACAAAATGAGAACGTGAGAGTCAAGAGCGGCTTGACGAGGCAGGAATATGTTCCTTATTTCTGCATGCATATGAGCAGGGAAGGGTTATGGAAAAGCGCCGAGGCGCGCCGACTGGTGGATCCATCTCCGATCTGGAACGAGCTGGCGCGGATGTAATCGAAGCGGCTGGCGGTCACTGCATTGCTGCGGGTTCTCGCCAGGAACGCGGAACTGGAACGCGAGCTGGCGCTGTCGCGCGCTGCGGTTCCAACGGTTTTTCGCGTGGCTGGCATAGAGAACGAAGCTGAATGGCAAAGACGGCCGAGGACAATTTCCGCATCGAGGTTTGGGACCGCGAGGAGACGGCGCTTGCCGAGACGATCAATCGCTCGCCGGATTCGAGCGTCAGTCAGGCCGCCTGGCAGGCCTCAATTCGGCGCCGGCCCGGCATGCTGCTGATCCACTACAACAGCCGCCACGTCATGGAAAAGATCATCACGCCTGGCGAAGTGAAAATCCCACCGCAAACGATTATCGACGGCAGCATTCACGCCGGGCTAGATGTCGCGCTTGGCGATCTGCGCTCATGGCACACGTTGCGGGCCTGGTGTACAAAATGCTCGCATCACGCTGTGGTAAAGCCGGAAGGGCTGATCAGGCGATATGGCAGGGATGCCTTGTTCAGCTCGGTCGAGCGAGCGCTTTTCTGCACGAACTGCGATCGAGGCGGGCCGGTTAGGCTCGAGGTCCACAGCATGCCGCGAAACTGAGCGATCCGACAATTCCAATGATCGATCGCTTTACGATTCGCCTTGCGTATCAGCGAGGCTGTCGTAGATGCCTGGATCAGCCAGGCCATGGAACTCGGCGAACTGCTTCGGAAAACTGTGCGCCAGATAACGCACCACGTTGAGATTATTCATCAGCCGGTTGAAATACGCGCTGGTCGCTACAAGCTCCAGACTCCAGACGCCGCGGCATGCATTGGCATCCAGGAACTCGTGGCTCAATGCACCAAACTCGATTTCCATCGCCGCCAACGTATCGGTGTCAATGCCGAAGAAATGTTGTCTGGGAATTGAAGGATCCGCCAGCTTCGACTGCGGCGTGAGCGCGATGATGACCCTGGCGCTGATGAACGTCACCCTGTCCAACGCCACCATCAGTTTCGCCGCTTCTACCTGTCGGCTCGGCGTACCCTTCTTCAGCAAACCAAAGATCTTCGGATGGACCCCAAAATCCTCCAGAATCTCGACTGCCTCAGGGCAAATTCCTGCGATCAGCGGTTCACTGGGCATCACTGTTTGGTCAAGCCTTCCACGTGGGCTGAAACCCTGGCTGGCCGAGAGCCTTTCCGCGACCTCTGCCGGCATCGTTGCCAGGCCTTCCGCCTTCAGCACCGCATTGAATGTCTCGACCACCATCAGTTGGCGAAGAACCTGCACGATCATTTCCACGCGCTCGCGCATCGCCTGCGTCTCGCGAATGAAGCGCCTCATGCGCTCGCAATGACGCTTGTAAGTTCTACGCAGCAAATAGGGATGAAGAGGCTTTTGTGGCTCCTGCAAGACGCCGGTCAGACGCGTTGCATGGCGGCTGCTTTCCAGGATGCGCTGGGCCGCGGTTCTGGTCATGTCTGTAAGCCTGGCTCGATCTGCGTGCGTCTTGCCATCGCCACCACCGGCGCGAACGACTGGAAGAGATAGGGATCGAAGTCCATGCCGCTATTTGCCCTCATCATAGCCGGCAATGCTCTAAAGACGTCTGTCGGCGCTATCAGGAAATCGCGGACCTTGACATTATCGGGCATCACTCTGACCAATATCGTGATGTCGGACACGGCCTGGCGTCGCCGCCTGACCGGCCAGCGGGGATAGCCACAGCTCGTGACGCGGCAGCGTGCGGTCCATAGCGCGACCGTGAACTCCTTGTTAACGCGAACAAGCGCGGCCTTCCTATCGTAACGGGCCTCTCCGCCGACTTTTTCGATTGCCGCCACAAGGTCATCGATGATCTCGAGCCGTCGTTGGTGAAGTCGGGTGTTTTGGTCGAAATATCTGTAGTTCAACGAGGAATCGAACCCGACCAGCTTATAAGCCGCCTGGAGGGTTCCGAAGCGGTGAATGTACATGCTCTTCGTGCAGCGGCCATGCGCCGCATTGATGATCGAGCCAGATAACCAGCCTTTCTTCTCGAGAATCTTGGCGAGATCGATCAGCAATTGCTCGTTGCTGATACGCAAAGCGCCAAACTTCTCCGCGGCCACAAACGCTTGCGCCCGCTGGAACACTGCGAGGCTGACAAGTGGCTCATTCACGTTTTCGGCGCGGACCCAGGCGCTTGGTGGATTGGCGGTCCGCTTGCTATGGAGCTTGGTGTTCGTCTTGTTCCAGACGTTGTTCCCTATATATTTTTCATTGGTAAGGATCGACTGCACCGAACTAGTCGTCCATGACGTATTCAATTCTGAGGGCACCCCGCGCTCATTCAGCGCCTTCGCGATCTGGAACGCTTTTTTGCCCTTTTTCACAAACTGATTGAAAACCCAGCGGACGATTTCGATTTCGTCTGCAGGCCCTGGCACTAGGATGACCCGGTCCGTTACCAAGCTCTTCCATTCCCCAACTTTGAGGATAGTCTTTGGTCGCCCCGAACCATCTATGAGCAAGCGCCGGAAACCGTAGCCGGCGTATCCGCCACCCCTGAATCCCAACCTGACGACCCGGCTTTGGCCGATAAAGACCTTCTCCGACAGCATTCGGCTGGCCTCGGCGGCCATACTGCGTTTGATGACCTTCAGGACATCTGATCCGACGCTGCCGTCATTGGCGAATTGCTCGGCGCAGAACTCTATCCGCACCCCCGCCATCTGGCATCGATACTCATATGAGGCGCTTTCATTGATGTTTTGGAAGCGTCCCCAGCGGCTCACATCGTAGACGATTATGGTTTCGAAATCGGCCGTTCCGCCCTCGACGTCGGATAATAGTTGCTGCATGCCAGGGCGGCCCTCAATATTCAGCCCACTTCGGCCGGGGTCCTGATAGGTGGCAACAATGTCATAACCCATGACGTCGGCATAACTGCGGATCGCGTCTTTCTGGTTCTCGATGGAGTGGACCTGCTGGTCCGTGGACATTCGCAGATATTGGGCCGCGCGCGCGCGTCGCCTTCCTGATGGAGCGTTTTGGGCCGCTGCAACTTTTTCCATCGCCTTGCGCCGTCTTATCGTAGTTCCAGTCTAGCGATCGGGGGCCTGCGGCTTGGTTAGCAATTCTACTCCAATTTATGTCAAAGAGAGTGCATCGCTTGGCGCACCCGCCCGATAAGCGACGGGCGGGTTTTCCTCTTTGGAAACCACGCACTTCAACTGCCAGGAAACCATGTCTCACTTCGTGACAAAGCGCGCCGCCGTTCCGCCGCAATGCGACCGCACTTGGGCGCAATCGGCCCGTGTGCGTGGCCTCAAAAGGAGGTTCTTCAGATGACCATCAAGAAAGCGATTTTCGCCGTCCTCATGACCGCCGCCCTTGCCGGCTGCGAGACACAGACTGAAGGCCAGCAGCGTGCCACCACGGGCGCCCTGCTCGGCGGCGCCGGCGGCGCGCTGGTCGGCCAGGCCATCGGCGGCAACACCAAGAGCACGGTCATCGGCGCGGCCGGCGGCGCGCTGCTCGGCGCCGTCGTCGGCTCGGCCACCACCCCGCAGCCCCGCGGCCAGCAGCTCTGCCGCTACCAGGACCGCTACGGCCGCATCTACACCGCGCCTTGCGACGACCGGTATTACAACGGCAATTATTGAGGCTCCGCTGACGCCTTCTTTGCGAAGGCCCAGACCATCAGCGGGTATTCCTCGTCGTTGCTGAGATCGCGCCACAGGCCGTAGGCGCGTACGGGGCCGCCTATATGGGCCCTGGCGCAAGCCTTGTTGCCCCAGCCATCGACCTTGACGTTGGCTTCGGGGAAGCCGCCTTCGACCATCAGTTGCTTGAGGCCGGCGGGGGTCCATCTGCTGTAGTCGTGCGGCCTGGCGTGCACCCGGAACAAGAAGGGTGTCGCCACCATCGCCCAGCCGCCAGGCCTGGTCATGGCATGGATGTTTTGGGCTGCCGCCAGCGGCCGCCGCACATGTTCCAGCACCTGGTCGGCGATGACGATGGAATATTGTTCCTCTGTATGGTCCTTGCAGATATCGAAATCAGGGAAATCGACCGACCGGTAGTTCGGACACATCGCCCGCCAATAGCGGTTCCAGCCGGGCGAGATCTCGATGACGTCGGAGGCCTTGCGGTTGGCCGCTTCAAGGAAGAGCGTGAACGCCTCGATCTGGCGTATGCGCAGCCAGTTGCGGGAATCGTAGCCAAGCAGGCGTTTGGCCACCTGTTTGCCGCGGGTTTTCAGGGTGCCGGCAAGGCTCGTCGTCACATCGACCTCCTCCAAAACCCGCCGTGTCGGAGTTTCTATCATCGCGAAGTGCGCAAAAGATGACAAAGCCCTTGGCCCCGCCGCACACCGACGCCACTTGACCAGAGCTCTAGTTCCGTCCTCTTAGCCCGGTTTCAATCGGCTGCCAGTCAGCCATCTCTATCTCCTATCCGAACGAAAAGCGGCGCTCGCGCGGAAAGTCCCACGCAAAGTACCACGGGCGATTCATTGATGCGTTTGAACTATTTGAAGGAGCGGGGGAATTCGCGCCAAGCGCCACTTTTCCCAAACCAGATGCGCTACCAGCCTGCGCTACACTCCGAACGGTCTGTTGCCTATTCATTTCGGTGCTACATGGCAAGTGCAAAAACCTTGCCGCGGTCCCCATTGCGCAGTAATGACGGGCGAAAGGGCGGCGATGCTGCCTTGCACAGTAACGAGGTGGCCATGTCCGCGCGCATTTTCAGCCCAGCCAAAACCGCGATGCAATCCGGCAAGGCCAAGACCGGCCACTGGGTGCTGGAATTCGACCCCGAGATGCGCAAGAAAATCGATCCTCTGATGGGCTATACCACGTCGGGGGACATGAAAAGCCAGATCAGGCTCACCTTCGACACGCGGGAAGAGGCGGTGGCCTACGCGGAAAAGGAAGGGCTTGCATTCCGCGTCGAGGAGCCGAAAGAGCCCAAGCGTCGCCAGATTTCCTATGCGGAGAATTTCCGCTATGACCGCAGGACGCCCTGGACGCATTGAACGCAGGCCCAAATGGGCTCCAGAGCGAACACTACCGGCCCTGAGCCGGCCAGCGGTCCCGTAGCTCAGCTGGATAGAGCACCGGCCTTCTAAGCCGATGGTCACAGGTTCGAATCCTGTCGGGATCGCCAACAATTTCAACGGGTTATCCGTTTGATCTTGCCGAAGCCGCCGAATCTTCCCGCCGATCGCTGCCAAGGCTGCGGCGCTGTGTAACGGAAGCTGGGCGGGAATTTCAGGCCCGTCCGCGCGGCGACCGTGAAATTATTTCGTGATCTGCCAAGGCTGGAACCTTAGCGCGCACTGCGCGTTCGGGGCCTTGTATTCGCGGAGCCTCATAAAGGGCAATGTGCGGGCTGGCGAATGGGCGAGGCAAAGCAAGCGCGGGTTGGGGGAGGAGAAGCCAAGCCATGTCGAAACGTGAAATTGGAACGTCCCCTGCCTTGGGGCGGCGTATCGCCGAACTGAAGGCCAGAATGCGGGATGCCGAAATTTCCGATTATGAGATGAAGACCTTTCACAAGGTCGCCGCCATCATGGGGGCAGGCGACGGCTCCCTACAACTGGATGCCGACGACCTGATCGCGGCATCTTTCGTTGTCGAGGCGGGCGAATCGATGCCCAACCGCTGACGTTCAGGATTTCCCTGCATCCGCTTGAATTCGGTGAATGAGCTTTGCTTTCATCGCCGGAGCACGATCGTCCATTAGCGAGCGTGCCCGGCTCCGGGTCATCTGATCTCGAATTGAAGGAAAGTCTTATCTGTTTGCGTTGGCACGTCATGGCAGGGACGGCTAACGGAGTGGAACAGGATGAAGCTTGACCTGTCGCCGACCAGCTGGGGCAGGGTGATCGCTGTCACGGCCGCCGGCACGGCATTCTTCATTGCTGTGGCGTTCTTCGTACGTTCCAGCCTTCTTGAGCTCCTCGACCGTCCCGGCCGACGGCACGGCCGGGGCGTTTTCGGTGCCGGCGAATGAATGGCGAGACAGCCCCGGCAAGGCCAGATAAGCACAGCGATCATGATCCATTTGTTCAACGGCTTTCAAAACCCGTTTGGCGGCAGCGAACGCGAAACCCTGGAACTGTATCGGCTGTTGAGCGCCGACTCGGCAGTACGTCTTTGGGCAACCTCCTCGCGCGTGTCCGACGAGTTGATGCGGCAGTTTCCGATTCGCCGTATCTCGCCGGCCACGCGCAACGTGCCCGATGGCGCCACCTATGTTTTCGTCGGCGCGCACTGGCGCAACAAGCTGTGGCCCTACCTGATCCGGCGGCCGCGCCGGCTGATCTATGTCTTCAACACCTTCCATCCGAAGATCATTGCGCTGACGACACGCATGCCGCGCCTGCTGGGCTGGCCGGAAGCTGAATTGGTGCTGATCTCCGATTTTCAAAAGCGCATGCTGCATGTCGAAGGCGTCGTGCATCCGTCGCCGATCGATATCGACCGTTTCTCACCACGGGTGGCAAGGCCGGATGGTCCGTTTACCGTGGGGCGGCTGAGCCGGGATACGGCGGACAAGCATCATGGCGACGATGTGGCGCTCTACGAGGCCTTGCTGGCCGATGGCGCTGCGGTACGGATTCAGGGCGGGATGCCGCTCAGGGACAAGCTCGCGCCGCACCCCCAACTCGAACTCCTGCCTCAGGGCCAACTGGCCGCCGAACAGTTCTTGCCGAAGCTCGACGTGTTCTACTATCGCACCGGTTCCCATGTGGAGACATTCGGCCGCGTGGTATTCGAGGCGATGGCCTGCGGTTTGCCCGTGGTCAGCCATTCGCATGGCGGCTACGCCGACCATATCAGGCACGGCGAAAACGGCTACCTGTTCGAAACGACGCAACAGGCGGCAGCGATTCTGGCCGAACTCAAAACCGACCCGGCGCTGCGGGCGAGAGTGGGCCGCAAGGCGCGGCAGACCGTCGAGGAACTGTTTTCGCCACAGGCATTGCGGCAGCGGCTGGACTTTTATCGCAGTTAGCGGTGCCACGCGGCCTGGTCTTCCAGACACTCTCGGCCAACGATCCAACCAGCTCGTTTGGCATCGATCTCCACATCGCGCTAAGGCTTTCATCAGGCGAATCGCGGGGCGGCCGGCATCGGTGCGCAAACAGATCGAGCAGGGCTTCTATCGATGACACTGATGGGCGCGACGGCACTGCTGATCCTGGTCCTCACCTATGCCGGCGTCGCCATCGGCCGTATACCTGGCCTGCGCCTTGACCGGGCAGGCATTGCGCTGCTTGGCGGCGCGGCGATGATCGCCATCGGCACGGTCAGCATGGAGGATGCCTACCGCGCCATCAATTTCGACACCATCACGCTTCTCCTCGGCATGATGATCGTGGTGGCGCATCTGAAGGTGTCGGGCGCCTTCCGCGGCCTTGGCGCCATCGCCATCGAGCATGCGCATGCGCCCTTCATGCTCCTGGTGATGGTGACGCTGCTGACCGGCGTGCTCTCGGCCTTCCTGGTCAATGACGCCATCTGTCTGGTCATGGCGCCGATCGTCGTCCACGTCACCCGCGTCATCAACCGCAACCCGGTTCCCTATCTGATCGCCACCGCCACGGCGTCGAACTGCGGCAGTGTCGCCACCATTACCGGCAATCCGCAGAATATGGTCATCGGGGCGCTGTCGGGCATTTCCTATCCGGCCTTTTCGGCGGCGCTGGCGCCGGTCGCCTTGTTCGGCCTTGTCGCGGTCATCGTCATCGTGCGCATCGTCTACCGGGCCGAATTCACCCGCACCGCCCAATTGACGCCGCATCTCTCGCGCGGCCGCATGCATCGCGGGCAAGTGCTGAAGGCCGTGATTGTCTGCATCGGGTTGGCCATTGCCTTCTTCGCCGGCGTTCCCGTTGCCAAGGCAGCCTTGATCGGCGGCGCCATTCTCCTGCTCACCCGCGCCATCAAGCCGGAACGCATCTACCGTGAGATCGATGGCCCGCTGTTGTTCATGTTCGCCGGTCTGTTCGTGGTGGTGGCGGGCGCCGAAAGGACGCTGCTGACGCCCGACATCATTGCCTCGGCCAGGAATCTCGGCCTGGACGACGTCTGGCGCCTGTCCGGCTTCACGGCGGTACTCTCCAACATCATGAGCAATGTTCCGGCCGTGCTGGCGCTGCGGCCGTTCATACCCGGCCTGGAGAATCCGGAGCGCGCCTGGCTGGTCGTCGCCATGAGCTCGACGCTGGCCGGCAATTTCACGTTGCTCGGCTCGGTCGCCAACCTGATCGTCGCCGAACAGGCGCGCAGCGCGGGCACGCAGCTATCGTTCGGCGCTTTCTTCAAGGTCGGCCTGCCGCTGACGCTGGTGACGCTCGTCGTCGGGACCGCGTGGCTGGCGTTCGGATTCTAGACCCGGCTGCCTGGAATCCGCGATAGCGATGGATCAGCATGATCGAAAAGCTACCGTCGATCAGCAGCACGATTTTCCGCATGACCGGACCAAGGATCTGCGCCCCCGACGCCAGGATCGAGCGGCGCAGGCCGCGCCATGATGACTCGTGGATGCATGCCGCCCGCCGCGACGAGGCCGGGTGCGGTTCCCTGTACCTCGAGCGGGCCCGCGGGTCAGGGCGATACGTCGACATGGCCTTTCATCTTGAGTTGGAAGCGGAAAAACATCGACCGCTCCCACCGTGGCGGCACCGCTATTTCAAGCCGCCGCCAATCCCTTGCCTGCCGTTTGCACGCGCGCGGCCGCCGCCAGAAGGTCGGTCTGGGTGATCAGGCCGAGAATCCGCCGCTCGCCGTCGACGATGACCACGGCATGGCTGCGCCCGTCGGTCAGCACCGGCAGCAGGCTCATCGCCGGCGCCTCGGGCGCGGCGGTGCCGGCTTTCGACATCACGCTCTTCACGGTGTCGGTGGCTTTCGTCAGTTCGCGCAAGCCGACGGCGCCAACCAGCCTTGCTTCGGCGTCGACCACCGGCAAGGTGCGGATATTATGATCGAGCAGTTGCTGGCGCGCCTCGTCGATCGTGGCCTGCTCGGGCACTGAAACGACGTCGCGGGACATAATGTCCTTGCACAGCAGCGTCCGGTGCGAGCGCACCATGGCCTGCAACTCGACTTGTCTCAGCAGCCGTTCGAGGTCGTCGCGGTCGATGTCGAACGTCTCGTCGAGCGTGGTCAGCGCCGCGTCGATATCCTCGGGCCGGAAGCCGACGCGCTGCTGCGCCGGCGGATCGGCGGTGCCGTGGCTGTTGGCGGCGGGGGCGGCGACATGCGGATAGTTGCGCCGCGCGAGTTTGTGGAAGAGGAAGCCGAGCGTGACCAGAATGGTCGAATTCAAGGCCACCGGCACGAACGGAAACAGGAAGCCCGCGCTGATGACGGCCGGCCCACCGAGCACCCCCGTCAGCGCCGCCGCGCCGCCTGGCGGATGCAGGCAGCGTGTGAACGACATCGCCGCGATGGCGAGCGCTACAGCCAGGCCCGACGCAATGACCGGATCATGGACGAAATGCGCCACGGTAACCCCCACCAGCGCCGATATCGAATTGCCGCCGATGATCGACCAGGGCTGCGCCAGCGGGCTCGCCGGTACGGCGAAGAGAAGCACGGCGGATGCGCCCATCGGCGCCACCAGCAGGGCTACGTGCGGGCCGCCGCCCATGGCCAGCCCGCTGATCACGCCGGTCAGCGCGATGCCGAGCGTGGCGCCGATACACGCCAGCATGCGTTCACGCAGCGTCGCGCCGGCGAGGATGGGGACAAAAAGACGAAAGGCCATGGGCAAGCCTATGACGAGTGGGTTGAGCGCGGATTCCGGTGCGCCACGCAATGCAGCCGAACCCGCGGATTTGAAAGTCAAACAAATCCGGAAAGTCGCGACCCGGGAGAATAATATTGCGCGCCGCGCCTCGCCGGACTGCTGCGAGAGGCTCGCGCTTTGTCATCAGCGTCAAAGATGTTGTGGTCGTTCTTGCCGTTCCGTCCGGCAGTCGGCCTCGTTTGCGACGGTCAGGCGGCGGCTGCGGCCAGGCCGCGCATGATGTCGGTTTTCAGGTCGTCGACATCCTCAAGGCCGATCTGCAGGCGGATCAACGGACCTTCATAAGGGGCCGTTGCAACAACGCGGTCGATGAGCCAGACCGGCACCGCAAGGCTCTCATACCCACCCCAGGAATAGCCGAGCCCAAATATCCGCAGCGCGTCGAGGAAGGCGTGCTGCTGTCTCTGGCCGCCTCCGGCAAGCACGATCGAAAAGATGCCGCTCGAACCGGTGAAGTCGCGCTTCCATAGGTTGTAGTCAGGATGGCTGGGAAGGGCGGGGTGAAGCACGCGCGCCACGCCCTTCTCGCCTTCGAGCCACGACGCGATGGCGAATGCGCTGCGCTGGTGATGCTCCAGGCGCACGCCCATGGTCCGCAGGCCGCGCAGCACCTGGTAGACATCGTCGGGGCCCGCGCAGCAACCAAGCGTGCAAAAGCTCTCATAAAGTTGCTTCCAGCAGCTCTCATTGGCCGAGACCGTGCCAAGCAGCACGTCGGAATGGCCGGCCGGATATTTGGTTGCTGCATGGATGGAGATGTCGACGCCATGGTCGAGCGGCCGGAAATAGAGCGGCGTCGCCCAGGTATTGTCCATCATCACGATGGCGCCGGCCGCACGCGCCGCCTTGGCGATCGCCGGGATATCCTGCACCTCGAAGGTGTTGGAAGCCGGCGATTCCGTGAACACGACCCTGGTGTTGGGCTTGATCAAGGCGGCAATGCCAGCGCCGATGCGGGGATCATAATACTCCACCTCGACGCCGAGCCGCTTCAGCATCGTGTCGGCGAAATTGCGGGTCGGATGGTAGACGGAATCGACGATCAGGAGATGATCGCCGGCCGATAGGAAGGCGAGCAGCGGAACGGTCACCGCTGCCAGGCCAGACGGCACCACGATGGTGCCGGCGGATCCCTCCAGCGCGTCGATGGCGTGGGCAAGGGCATCCGTCGTCGGCGTGCCGCGCGTACCGTAAGTGTATTTCTGGCTGCGTCCCACCATTGCTTCGGCATTGCGGAACAGCACGGTGGAGGCATGCACAACCGGCGGATTGACGAAGCCGAAATAGTCATGCGGGTTGTTGCCCGAATGGGCAAGCCGCGTGTTGATGCCCACCTTGCCGTAACCCTGCGCGCTGCCGTCTTTCGCCATTCTTCTTCGCCTTGTTTGATAGGG
The genomic region above belongs to Mesorhizobium sp. B4-1-4 and contains:
- a CDS encoding SOS response-associated peptidase, with the translated sequence MCNLYNVTTSQEAIRQFTRTLRDIAGNLQPSLDVYPNQPGPVVRNAQDGQRELANLLWGLPTPPERVKGKADYGTTNIRNPQYGHWQQYVGVEHRCVVPVTSFAEPSPTPGDKDPETGIQRNVWFARGEDKPLFFFAGLWTRWQGMRKVKDGPGDFELYGFMTTQPNALIAPIHEKAMPVMLTTQEEIETWLTAPWSEAKKLQRTAPDDALVIVEKPATQIKFPQQPAQGSLL
- a CDS encoding plasmid partitioning protein RepB C-terminal domain-containing protein encodes the protein MTRTAAQRILESSRHATRLTGVLQEPQKPLHPYLLRRTYKRHCERMRRFIRETQAMRERVEMIVQVLRQLMVVETFNAVLKAEGLATMPAEVAERLSASQGFSPRGRLDQTVMPSEPLIAGICPEAVEILEDFGVHPKIFGLLKKGTPSRQVEAAKLMVALDRVTFISARVIIALTPQSKLADPSIPRQHFFGIDTDTLAAMEIEFGALSHEFLDANACRGVWSLELVATSAYFNRLMNNLNVVRYLAHSFPKQFAEFHGLADPGIYDSLADTQGES
- a CDS encoding recombinase family protein; the protein is MEKVAAAQNAPSGRRRARAAQYLRMSTDQQVHSIENQKDAIRSYADVMGYDIVATYQDPGRSGLNIEGRPGMQQLLSDVEGGTADFETIIVYDVSRWGRFQNINESASYEYRCQMAGVRIEFCAEQFANDGSVGSDVLKVIKRSMAAEASRMLSEKVFIGQSRVVRLGFRGGGYAGYGFRRLLIDGSGRPKTILKVGEWKSLVTDRVILVPGPADEIEIVRWVFNQFVKKGKKAFQIAKALNERGVPSELNTSWTTSSVQSILTNEKYIGNNVWNKTNTKLHSKRTANPPSAWVRAENVNEPLVSLAVFQRAQAFVAAEKFGALRISNEQLLIDLAKILEKKGWLSGSIINAAHGRCTKSMYIHRFGTLQAAYKLVGFDSSLNYRYFDQNTRLHQRRLEIIDDLVAAIEKVGGEARYDRKAALVRVNKEFTVALWTARCRVTSCGYPRWPVRRRRQAVSDITILVRVMPDNVKVRDFLIAPTDVFRALPAMMRANSGMDFDPYLFQSFAPVVAMARRTQIEPGLQT
- a CDS encoding YMGG-like glycine zipper-containing protein; the protein is MTIKKAIFAVLMTAALAGCETQTEGQQRATTGALLGGAGGALVGQAIGGNTKSTVIGAAGGALLGAVVGSATTPQPRGQQLCRYQDRYGRIYTAPCDDRYYNGNY
- a CDS encoding methyltransferase domain-containing protein, encoding MIETPTRRVLEEVDVTTSLAGTLKTRGKQVAKRLLGYDSRNWLRIRQIEAFTLFLEAANRKASDVIEISPGWNRYWRAMCPNYRSVDFPDFDICKDHTEEQYSIVIADQVLEHVRRPLAAAQNIHAMTRPGGWAMVATPFLFRVHARPHDYSRWTPAGLKQLMVEGGFPEANVKVDGWGNKACARAHIGGPVRAYGLWRDLSNDEEYPLMVWAFAKKASAEPQ
- a CDS encoding ETC complex I subunit, translated to MSARIFSPAKTAMQSGKAKTGHWVLEFDPEMRKKIDPLMGYTTSGDMKSQIRLTFDTREEAVAYAEKEGLAFRVEEPKEPKRRQISYAENFRYDRRTPWTH
- a CDS encoding glycosyltransferase family 4 protein, whose amino-acid sequence is MIHLFNGFQNPFGGSERETLELYRLLSADSAVRLWATSSRVSDELMRQFPIRRISPATRNVPDGATYVFVGAHWRNKLWPYLIRRPRRLIYVFNTFHPKIIALTTRMPRLLGWPEAELVLISDFQKRMLHVEGVVHPSPIDIDRFSPRVARPDGPFTVGRLSRDTADKHHGDDVALYEALLADGAAVRIQGGMPLRDKLAPHPQLELLPQGQLAAEQFLPKLDVFYYRTGSHVETFGRVVFEAMACGLPVVSHSHGGYADHIRHGENGYLFETTQQAAAILAELKTDPALRARVGRKARQTVEELFSPQALRQRLDFYRS
- a CDS encoding anion transporter; amino-acid sequence: MTLMGATALLILVLTYAGVAIGRIPGLRLDRAGIALLGGAAMIAIGTVSMEDAYRAINFDTITLLLGMMIVVAHLKVSGAFRGLGAIAIEHAHAPFMLLVMVTLLTGVLSAFLVNDAICLVMAPIVVHVTRVINRNPVPYLIATATASNCGSVATITGNPQNMVIGALSGISYPAFSAALAPVALFGLVAVIVIVRIVYRAEFTRTAQLTPHLSRGRMHRGQVLKAVIVCIGLAIAFFAGVPVAKAALIGGAILLLTRAIKPERIYREIDGPLLFMFAGLFVVVAGAERTLLTPDIIASARNLGLDDVWRLSGFTAVLSNIMSNVPAVLALRPFIPGLENPERAWLVVAMSSTLAGNFTLLGSVANLIVAEQARSAGTQLSFGAFFKVGLPLTLVTLVVGTAWLAFGF